In the Pecten maximus chromosome 5, xPecMax1.1, whole genome shotgun sequence genome, ttaatatatatatatatatagttaaaaaGTTCATTTAAAAAACTTGCTGTTCTTATGTCCACATTTTCATCAAGATACTACACCTTGTAAAATGTTAGTCGATCAATGGAGACATGACTTACCCATGAACACAGctaatttaaaaatgaatatgaaaacAACGTGAATTTTATGACAAATTTAGATGAAAACATACCTTTATTGACACGTTTTTACCCAGAAATGATATTCCAACACACATTGACACAGCTCGCAGATGTTGGTAACGGGTACATAGTAAATGAATGGAAAGACGCTTGCTAAAATCCGGACATTGTTGTGACGATTTTTTCGTGAAATTTTGGTGTGTTTGATATTGGCTCATTCAGCCTCAGGTgtcaaataaaccaaaatataaacatatccAAGATATCCCTTTTAGTGCGGCATATGTAAATAATCGCAATGGCTACAATATCTTTATGCTAAAAGTCTCACCCACGCATAATCTCTAAGAAGTTCATGAAGTGCAatgatttatttacatttcctcTACTCATGACTTGCTAATAAACTCATCTTTTGTATTGTAAGTGGTTTGCTTTATTTGCCTGTGTATAGCGACCAGCGACCTCAACCATCTGAGTGGAGGTGGAGCCGGTGATGGTAATGGAGAGAAGGTACTTAAAGGCAATGCTACTGGTCTCAATATGGTCGTGAAAAGGAGAGTGGGCAGGCCAAGGTAACAGTTTTAATTTGTAATGGTTTGTAgccattataatatatatgtattatcccGTCTTGACATGATCATGAATCAGAAAGATAAACAGTCAAACCCAGCTATATTGAAATCCTCGAGGAATGGAAAAAATTACTTCAAATTAACTGGTTTTCAATATACCGTGACGGCCAGTAGTGTTGGGACGATGATCGGTAAAGATCGATTAGCGATCGTTTATAGCATCTCGATGCCGATGATCGATGGCAAACATCAACAATCGATCATCGGCAAATATAAAAAGGTACCGAAACGAACGAACCTCGGTATATGTAATCGAACGCGCCCGTCAAACAATGTACAAAGATGGCGGCCGCTGAAGAAAATCTAAGGGAAATATACCCAAACCCAGGCTCCATAACGAAATCAGATGTTTGGAAATTCTTcggattttataaaattaatgataatgaaCCACCATCAAAAAAGAATTTGGATACAACGCAAGCTGTTTGCCGTCTATGCCGCAAGATTTACAGAAATACAGGTAAGTTCTACCAAGCTAACAAACTCGTACGGCAGACGTAACATGTGTTTCATTTGTAAACTCAAAATTGTATCAGCCGTTTAGAACGcttgtcagttgtatatttattatcttTGAACAAGTATCAACTTAATGTTTTCTTCCGTCGTTTTCAGGAAATACTACGAATTTCAGAGCCCATATTGACGGGGAACACAAATTACCGTCGGGAAATTCCACACAATCGCGATCAGACAAAGTTGAAACAAAATTAGTTCAACCAACAATATCGGCTGCATTTGTCAAAAGATGTGATGTTGTATCAGGATCAAATACTGTATTGAGTCAAGAACGGAGAGGACGGGTCGATGATGCAATATATCAACagacattaaaaacaataatttccAGGGAGATCTGAGTGCATGTATTGTATTTGCATTTGTGAGTTTTTCACCCTTGTTCGTATACATGTTCAATAAATGTTTACTATTATTTTCTAGTCAAAAAAATGGTGtgtcaaaaatgtcaaaaactgtCAATTGTCTAGTCAAGAATGTTTAGTTATTGCTCTGTTATAAATACtaaattgttattgtttatcagTTTAATAGCTCAATTAAGCTGTTTTCattgttaataaaaatattgtttttcttgatTGTAGCTTTTTGTGATTGATGTGTCCTCATGATCTagtaattaaaattattttgagaaATCCTCAAATCCCAAAAACATATCAAGTTGGAACACCCCTTTTCTATAGTGCTTAAAGGAACTGGTTAAGTGATTCATAAAGTGGCATTAACATATTAGAGACTTTATTATGTTTCACATACTACAGAGGGGGGTGAAGCATacagtacacatacaacacaaaataaagtaaacaaagGCAGATAACTGAAAACAGTTTATTTCCATGCTAAGTTACTAATATTCAATGgaattttaaagatattaaagttataaatgcattgGAAAAGTAAACCGATTATTTCACCGATTATCGGATCGAATAGGGTATCCGATTCCAACCGATGATCGATTATTATTTTCAACCGATTTCCCAACACTAAAGGCCAGTCATCAAGGCCAGTCGTGatgatattcaaattaaatgatatataaacaatgcTTTAGCGTTGCCGGGGACAATGGTTTCCTTTCAAATGAAGcgttatttcaaataaacagaTTTCCGAGGTTTGGGAAATTGAAAGGGCCTTTtggtctcattttgggaagaaaattggtgaattg is a window encoding:
- the LOC117327485 gene encoding uncharacterized protein LOC117327485 encodes the protein MAAAEENLREIYPNPGSITKSDVWKFFGFYKINDNEPPSKKNLDTTQAVCRLCRKIYRNTGNTTNFRAHIDGEHKLPSGNSTQSRSDKVETKLVQPTISAAFVKRCDVVSGSNTVLSQERRGRVDDAIYQQTLKTIISREI